A DNA window from Arachis hypogaea cultivar Tifrunner chromosome 18, arahy.Tifrunner.gnm2.J5K5, whole genome shotgun sequence contains the following coding sequences:
- the LOC112772671 gene encoding uncharacterized protein, with protein sequence MITLYTFTFISMALPRNLLSRRHLKTPPFPHSHRLVTTTNHHHHHHHDNNNKKKQPLHALFMEAVGLKHHHHPQQEQESESESNFELKRNLTQLQQQLGTFNKHVPVINTKRRSLFSVFTNQPPEHDTQIVNNKKREPMVLKELSPEMEVFLELLFQMGYFNHANFAKSKDMFDLSWFDTEFGRGYIKFAAQRFGRDKQELAKWLSGSALKEVAMFGCPSVDRASVFPCKRLRKFFEVPENTVCSKCALRESCKFENQSVWKGDTKILNFVVVMKVLTSYDLEMVHPKLVVPDTVKNSVRKLLKEAMKLSQTISD encoded by the exons ATGATTACACTTTACACCTTCACTTTCATTTCGATGGCTCTGCCGAGGAACCTCCTCTCTCGCCGCCACCTCAAAACCCCACCTTTCCCTCACTCTCACAGACTTGTCACCACCACCAatcaccaccatcaccaccaccacgacaacaacaacaagaagaagcagcccCTCCACGCTCTCTTCATGGAAGCCGTTGGCCTCAAACACCACCACCATCCCCAACAAGAACAAGAATCAGAATCAGAGAGCAACTTCGAGTTGAAGAGAAACCTCACACAGTTACAGCAGCAACTCGGGACTTTTAACAAACACGTGCCGGTCATTAACACCAAGAGGAGGAGCTTGTTTTCTGTCTTCACCAACCAGCCTCCTGAACACGACACCCAGATTGTGAACAACAAGAAGAGGGAGCCAATGGTCTTGAAGGAGCTTTCACCAGAAATGGAGGTTTTTCTGGAGCTTTTGTTCCAAATGGGGTACTTCAACCATGCCAATTTCGCAAAGAGTAAGGACATGTTTGATCTTAGCTGGTTTGATACTGAATTTGGAAGAGGGTATATAAAGTTTGCGGCGCAGAGATTCGGCAGGGACAAACAAGAATTGGCCAA ATGGCTATCAGGAAGTGCTTTAAAAGAAGTGGCGATGTTTGGCTGTCCCTCCGTCGACAGGGCAAGTGTCTTTCCTTGCAAACGACTACGAAAATTCTTTGAGGTTCCAGAAAACACT GTTTGCAGCAAATGCGCGCTGAGAGaatcttgcaagtttgaaaatcAAAGTGTGTGGAAAGGTGACACCAAGATTTTGAACTTCGTTGTGGTCATGAAGGTACTTACCTCATATGATTTAGAGATGGTGCACCCTAAACTGGTAGTGCCTGATACAGTGAAAAACTCAGTCCGTAAATTGCTGAAGGAGGCTATGAAATTGAGTCAAACCATATCTGATTAG